TGCTTTACTTTTGACGACGCGTCCGGCTTTATATGGGCTTCATTGGGCTCAGCCTATTCTTTTCAGAcaaccagtgttttgaaattcgatcTAAATCCGCGATTTAACCAATAAATCCGATGAATAAATCTAGTtcagattttgttaaaaagtcaATATTTAAAATCCCAATAAACTCCATAAAAATCCACTAAACTCCAAAACTCGGTTACCGAttgaaccaataaataaaattttacttattatttttatagtttttacttGAAAAAATGAAGTAAACGATGATACAAAGAACAAAATTTAGTTGATTTGATttggtgttagtttattttcgttataaataattcattaatgatgttttacttttgatttattttagttttgaagtttgattttactatttatattaaacatttaaatatttatgaattgttaagttttgatattttttattagatGTCATAATTCTTAACTTGGTACATTTTTTATATGTTCTAAacattttttgatattttgtatgtcaaataaaaataaaatataaaagctaaatttaagtattttctaaatatctaaattattattttatgttttataaaacatttagaaaatatttttttttggcaacttTCGTTTTATTAAAACGAAAGTCCAAAGGGCATTGATACAAACAGACCCATACACATTAAGCTCAAATGAAACCCATATTTTAAGATAAGTACAGATGCATGAGTGACACGTGGTCACCATAAGTGGCTTCAATTCCTTTGTCGAAGAAGGAACAAGCGGTGCCGGAACGAGCGGTGCCGGAACCAACTCGCCAAAAAGCCGATCATCTCCATCTCCGATATACTTGAGGCTGCTTGCTTGTTCTTCATCCTTCAATCACCATCGAtctcgattcttcttctccaattGATACGATTAAGCACTGGGAAAAGCTTTAGCAGAACCAAGCATGGAATCTTGTCGGAACACTGACCTTTATGGTGTTGATAAGCTTGAATAACTTAATGATCAAGTTATCGATTTATAAAATCCTTTTGGATTAGGAAGTTATTTgctttcctttgtgtgtttagTTTAGGACTTTATTTACCTATATAATGATATGTCGATGGACTGACATATGGTGTGGTTTTGTGTGTGAAAGCTTTCTTTGTGGTTGTGGTCATAAGCTTTGATATTGAATAAGAGAAGGACTtcttattatcatcatcttcttgcaaaacaatatttggtatcagagccttacaaaaaaattctaaaagaCCTACATACGATCATGGGTGATGACGCTAAGGATGCAATTGTTCTGCACAAAGAAACAGGAACAAAATCCATCAAGTACCCGATGCTAACAAGTTCAAACTATGCTGTCTGGTCAATGAGGATAACAATAGCACTTAAGATCAACGAAGTCTGGGAGGCAGTAGATCCGGGAACCACTGATGAGAAGAAAAATAATCTAGCAATTGCACTACTATGGCAATCAATACCGGAAACATTGATTATACAGATCGGCAACTCTAAAACGGCAAAAGCATTATGGGAAGCAATAAAAGCAAGGCATGTTGGGGCTGAAAGAGTAATAGAAGCTAGGTTACAAACCCTGAGTACAGAATTTGATAAGCTCAAGAtgaaagaagatgaaacaatTGATAACTTCGCCGGCAAGTTATCTGAGATTGCTTCTAAATCTGCTGCTTTGGGAGAGACGATAGAAGAATCCAAACTGGTTAAGAAGTTTCTCAGAAGTTTGCCGAGAAAGAAGTTCATTCTCATGGTGGCTTCTCTTGAACAGTCGCTTGACCTTAAAACAGTGGGATATGAAGATATAGTCGGGAGATTAAAGGCGTATGAAGAAAGAATAACTGACGAAGATGATGAAACTCATGATGACGCAGGAAAACTAATGTATGCTAGTGGTGATACTAGTAGTGAATCATCTGGATACAACGGTCGTGGTCGTGGACGTGGTGGAAGGTTCAATCGAGGAAGAGGACGTGGTCGCTTTAGTTCCTATCAGCAACAAAGAGACGCTTACAGACAGGGGCGTGGAGGTGATGCCTCTCACATTACTTGTTTCAGATACCGACAAACTTGGGCATTACGCCACGGACTGTCCGGATAAGCAGTTAAAGCTTCAGGAGACTATTGAAAAAAAGGACGAAGACACTCACGAAGCTGATACACTGATGATGAACGAGGTAGTATACTTAAACGAAAGGAAGGTTAATCCTAAAACTTTCGAAACAGAGTCAGATACTAGCAATGTATGGTATTTAGACAATGGTGCTAGTAACCACATGAGTGGAAACCGCTTGTTCTTCTTCGAACTTGATGAAACAGTGACTGGAAAGGTTCGTTTTGGTGATGATTCAAAGATAGATATAATGGGAAAGGGTTCGGTACGTTTCATAATCAACAGTGGAGAAAAGAAAATCTTGAGGAATGTATACTACATTCCAGCACTAAGAAGCAATATCGTTTCTTTGGGACAAGCCACAGAAGGAGGCTGCGAAGTACGCATGAAAGATAAAGAGCTAAGCCTCATTGACAAGCATGGACAACTTATGGTCAAGACAACAAGGGCAAACAATCGACTGTACAAGGTCACACTGCAAGTAGATCAACTCCAGTGTCTTCACATGAAGAGTTGCAGTGATTCTGCGGTTTGGCACTCCCGTCTCGGCCATATCAACAAAGAAACGTTAAGAATGATGATAAATAAGGAACTCATTGTTGGAGTTCCTAGCATTGATAAAGATACGGACACATGTGTCTCCTGCTTAAAGGGGAAGCAAACAAGGAAGCCCTTCCCACAAGAAACTACATATCGAGCTTCAAAGCCTTTGGAACTTGTACACGCAGACTTGTGTGGACCCATTAGTCCGTCGACACCTGCAGGAAAATGTTACGTTTTTGTTCTTATCGACGATCACACAAGATACATGTGGACCATTCTTTTACATACGAAGAGCGAGGCACTTGAGAAATTCAAGAAGTTCAAGATACTAGTCGAACAAGAGACACACACTAAACTGAGGACATTGCGAACAGACAGAGGAGGAGAATTCACTAGCCATGAGTTCACTGTCTACTGCGAGAAACATGGTATTGCACGTCACTTAACTGCTCCGTATTCTCCTCAACAGAACGGAGTTGTGGAGAGACGTAATCGGACAATACTAGAGATGACAAGATCAATCCTTAAGGGCATGAACATGCCTAATAGGTTCTGGGGCGAAGCTGTTCGTCACGCCACTTATTTGATCAACAGAGTGGCAACACGGTCTCTCGACGGAGTAACTCCTTATGAGGCACTAAGGAAGCGGAAGCCTAATCTCTCACACTTGAaagtgtttgggtgtgtgtgtcaCGCACGAACTGAGACAGCTGGGAGGAAAAAGCTTGATGACAGGTCACGAACTCTGGTTCACTTAGGAACAGAACCGGGATCAAAGTCATATCGATTATATGATCCTCTTAGCAAGCGTATCATTGTAAGCCGTGATGTTATATTCGAAGAAGGGAAAGAATGGTGTTGGACTAAGCAAACTGGTATGGATAAGGATGCAAAATTTGAAGTTAATGTACGAATGCTTGGTGATAATAGTGAAAATAACGAAGCAGATGAAGATAACAGTTCAGAACTCAATGAAGATGAAACAGAGGATAATGACAACGAGCTTGAAGAAACAGAGCAGCTAAGACGTTCGAGCAGAATCTCGAAGACTCCTACATATCTTAACGATTACATCCTTCTTGCCGAACTAGAAGGAGAACAACTACTAATGGTCATCAACGACGAACCTTGGAGCTTTAAGGAAGCTAAGGAACTGGAAGTTTGGATCAATGCTTGCAAGGATGAGATTTGTTCTATAGAACAAAACAATACATGGGATCTCGTCGAACTACCAGCTGGTGTGAAACCTATTGGATTGAAGTGGATATTTAAAATCAAGCGTAACGCCGACGGAACTATCAGCAAATATAAAGCTCGTTTGGTGGCAAAAGGGTATGTTCAACGTCATGGTGTAGATTATGACGAAGTGTTTGCTCCAGTAGCACGCATAGAAACCATTCGACTGATCATTGGACTAGCAGGATCACATGGCTGGGAGATACATCATCTCGACGTTAAGACTGCGTTCCTCCACGGAGAATTAAAAGAAGAGGTGTTTGTAACACAGCCGGAAGGGTTCGTTGTTGCCGGAGAAGAACATAGAGCTTGGAATATAAAGCTGAATCAGATTCTCCGAGGTTTAAAGTTTCATAGGTGTTCGAAAGAACCGTCTCTATatagaaaagaagaaaacagagagcTCCTTATTGTCTGCGTTTATGTGGATGATTTATTGGTCACCGGATCATCTCTTAATGCTATAAAGGAATTTAAGAAGGAGATGGCTACGAAATTTGAGATGAGCGATCTCGGGAGGTTAACATACTACTTAGGCATAGAAGTCCTACAGCTTGATCACGGGATTATACTAAAACAGGACAGATATGCTCAAAAGATACTTGAGGAAACCTTAATGAGTTCCTGCAATTTAACTCATGTGCCGATGGAAATAAATGCCAAGTTCTCTAAAGCATGTGATGAAGAGAAGATAGATGAGAAAAAATACCGTCGCACTATTGGATGCCTTCGTTACTTGTTGCACACTCGGCCTGACCTATCTTTTGCGGTTGGTGTTCTTAGTCGCTATATGCAGGATCCAAGGTCGTCACATGGGGCTGCTTTAAAGCAAGTTCTTAGGTATCTGCGTGGTACCTGTTCTCTTGGATTATGCTATTCTCGTGGGAAAGGAACGAAGTTGATAGGTTATAGCGATGCCTCACATAATGTTGATGAGGACGATGGTAAAAGCACCACAGGACATATTTTTTATCTCGGTGACAGTCCAATTACTTGGTGTTCGACTAAACAGGAGATTGTGGCTCTCTCGTCTTGTGAAGCCGAGTTCATGGCCGCAACGGAAGCAGCAAAGCAGGAAGTGTGGTTGCAGGAACTATTAAGTGAAGCCGTGGGAGAAGAGAGCAAGCGTGTGCTTATCAAAGTTGACAATAAATCTGCAATAGCCCTCACAAGAAACCCGGTGTTCCATGGAAGAAGCAAGCACATTCATCGGAGGTTTCATTTTATAAGAGAATGTGTCGAAAATGAGATGATCGAAGTCGAGCATGTCGCAGGTGTTGAGCAAAGAGCGGATATTCTTACCAAGTCACTTGGGAAGTTAaagttcaaagagatgaggAAGCTTATAGGAGTTGAAGATGTGAGTGATGAGAAGAtcaagcttaagggggagaATGTTGATAAGCTTGAATAACTTAATGATCAAGTTATCGATTTATAAAATCCTTTTGGATTAGGAAGTTATTTgctttcctttgtgtgtttagTTTAGGACTTTATTTACCTATATAATGATATGTCGATGGACTGACATATGGTGTGGTTTTGTGTGTGAAAGCTTTCTTTGTGGTTGTGGTCATAAGCTTTGATATTGAATAAGAGAAGGACTtcttattatcatcatcttcttgcAAAACAATATATGGTAGCTCCGAATCTTCTAGATTCTAACTTGAAACTGAAAGCGTGATCCAAATCTCAGGACTTGATCTTCGTGGATACTTCGAACAATCACAAATCAAAGCTTGATACGTCATCGGAATCAAGAACTGAGCTTATCTACCAAAGAGGAAAACAAAATCCTTTCGACCAACCGGAATACAATTAGACACAAAAGGAGAAGAACTAGGACATAACTATATTTATGCTCAATCATATCAGAAGAAAATAAGATTGATATGCGATTCTGATATGATTGATCTTTACATATCAAAAAGATCGCCATCGCGAAAGAGTAAATTTGCCAAGCGAAGCTACGTTTAATCACCTATGCAAAGAAACTTGTTCGATCCGTAGAtcgaaaatattttacaatcaaaaacaaaagatagttTTCATCTCATACTTATGAATGATCGGAAGTGTGATAAGAAGGACGAGACGAAGAGAGAATTCTCTCTCtttagaagagaagagagaaaactttttaattttatctctctaccatttagaaaatatttaaatttagcttcaatatatttattttcatagctaatatattattatacaataaaacattaaaactaatttatttattaaaaaaatatttattaatctgCGGTTCATCCAGGGTTGATCTGATGACACTGTGGTCCGAAACATTATTCGATTCGGTGTCTGGTCAGGTTTAAAAACATTGCGGcaaccataaaaataaaaaaatgagaaaaacgtTTACAGGTTTCAAAGATTGTGGGCAAATACTTTCTTTGGTTCTgcattataaaaattaaataaaaacgtTTCCTGGTTTCTAGGAGTATGTTGCATCTTTCAATTTCCGCACGTAATGTGTGAtctatttttgtattattttttgtgGGCACaaattttatagagaaataattattttttgaaactgacTTCAAAAAGAGTACTTATAGAGAAATAATTACTTTAGGAAAgtattttttttgacatcaaacaCACAAACTCATCTAGACTCTGTATACCAAACTGgaagctctgcatccatgtggaCGATGAAAAAGTTTTGCTGTCTAGCCCCGCGTGCAAGACTATCTGCTCTTGTGTTCTCCGTCCtcggtacatgaatgatctccgaGCTTGTGAAACTTTCTCTCaatatcttgatatcttctaaaTAACTTGCGAATGCCGGCTATTCCCttggttctgaaaccatcttcaccaactgagaacaatccgtagcAAAAGTAACTTGATATTGACGTAGATTCctcatacactccattgcccaaattaaaGCCTCTACCTCTGAGTGTAAAGGTGATAAACTTGCCCATATATTCCTTGCTCCCATTAATCCTTGAAATCCTTGTAGTGTACTGAACCAACCCTGTCCTGAAAAGTTTTCCTTGTCTTTCCAAGAACCATCCGTGAAACACCATCGTCCTGGGATTGTTGGTAACCTTCTGCCTTCCACCTGCTGTGATATTCTTTGGGTGCTTATCTCTTGCGCCTCAGCCCATAATCTCGATTCAACTTCTGCCTTTTTAAGTGTGTCCATTGGTTCCACATCTAAATTACTAAATACCTTACTATTCCTAgctttccaaatgtaccataaTATCCATGCAAACTGGTGATCATCCATAGTCGGTGTAACCCGCCAGAACAAGTGATCCATGTTTGTAAAGAGAGAAGTGGCAGGAAAAATTTGTGGATTTGATGGTATCTTTGAAAGCGCCCAAACTTGACGGGCTGGGGggcaataaaagaaaacatgatttattgATTCCTCTGGATCTCCACATCTGTCACAATAAATATCTCCCTTCAATCCCCTGGCCTTCAAATTTTTCTTTACCGCAATGCACCCTGACAAAAGCTGCCATAGAAAATGTTTTATCTTTGGGGGACACTTCACTTTCCAACAAAAGGCTTTTAAAACATCCACCATAGGTCCAAAAGTCTCTAGGGGTTTATCTTTATCCGGGTATACCTTTTCCGcctgatatcctgatttaaccgtgtattttccattttttgtaaaatgccaTCCGTCTTTATCCTCTATATGAGTTCTACCCAATGGTATGCTTTCAATAATTATTGCATCTTGTGGATCAATGAGAGCCCGAATTGCCGAAGAGTTCCATGTACGCGTGTCCGGATTAATAAGAGCTTCCACTCTTAGATCCGGGAaagaaatgttttgttttttatttgctggtctcgggcgagtggttgggagccaaggatcattccatactgatatGGAAGATCCCgttcccacccttttaattagtcctttgctaaccagagatctagctgagaTTATACTCCTCCAGCCATAAGATGGAGAGTACGAGCGGATCGGTTCCAGGGGCGAAGCATTCCGGAAATATCGTCCTTTAAAAACTCGGGCAAACAAAGATTCCGGCTTTTCTATCAGCCTCCATAACTGTTTCCCCAGCATAGCAGTGTTAAAATCCATAATATCCTTAAACCCCAAACCTCCTTCATCTTTTTCTAGGAAAGTATTTTTTCCCACCATTTTTATCACTTTAGAACGTATTTGTGTTTCTGTACCAGCAAAAGTAATTTGAAAACCCAAAGATGCCCTCATTTTGTTTTGGAAAAGGATAATTCGTTAAGGGCCTGTCCGATGCGATTGCGGACGTTTGCGGATGCAGATAGTTGTCATTTTAAGAAATTTGTACAGCTGGTACCGGAAAAATATATGCATTTACAGGATACTTATAACTGGTTTACCATCAAATATTGCATTAGTTAAATGATAAttgaataatatttacattttatataattataaaatattaaagttatattattataataaaattatatttaaaaattatattattcgcttttaaattata
This genomic stretch from Raphanus sativus cultivar WK10039 chromosome 3, ASM80110v3, whole genome shotgun sequence harbors:
- the LOC108845022 gene encoding uncharacterized protein LOC108845022; translation: MDHLFWRVTPTMDDHQFAWILWYIWKARNSKVFSNLDVEPMDTLKKAEVESRLWAEAQEISTQRISQQVEGRRLPTIPGRWCFTDGSWKDKENFSGQGWFSTLQGFQGLMGARNIWASLSPLHSEVEALIWAMECMRNLRQYQVTFATDCSQLVKMVSEPRE